The window ttggtcccactttatattaagtggcctcaactactatgtacttacatcaaaaaataagtacaatgtacttattgggttcatattgaattgcaaaacacttttgctgctattgaggtgggatacgggtaaggttagggaaagctttggtggtatgggtaggtttaagggttaAGGGATAGGTCAagagtgtaattataaatgtaattacagagattaattacagatgtaattacatgcaggtgtttttaaaatataactacaatgtaaaaacatgtatgtacacaataagtgcattgtatcaaatgagtaatttaaatgtaagtacatattagttaaggccacttaatataaagtgggtccgttagtttttttttttcatttttatttgtctgtatagtttttattcatttcaattttagtttgttattttagtacatcaagttaaactaaataaaaatgagaaatgtagctgaaataaaatgtttatattttttaattttatttttttcagttagtCTATTTTATGATTTTGGTTTTAGTTTACTTTACTtacggagccccggacatgacatgcaggaaaaaaaataggctaaatcatgcacacaatttactaattcatgtgcacaaattagtaaatcaagggatcgaaatagtaaatcgtgtgcataaattagtaaatcgagggatcaaaatagtaaatcgtgtgcacaaattagtaaatcgagggatcgaaatagtaaatcgtgtgcacaaattagtaaatcgagggatcgaaatagtaaatcgtgtgcactaattagtaaatcgagggatcgaaatagtaaatcgtgtgcactaattagtaaatcgagggatcgaaatagtaaatcgtgtgcacaaattagtaaatcgagggatcaaaatagtaaatcgtgtgcacaaattagtaaatcgagggatcgaaatagtaaatcgtgtgcacaaattagtaaatcgagggatcgaaatagtaaatcgtgtgcactaattagtaaatcgagggatcgaaatagtaaatcgtgtgcactaattagtaaatcgagggatcGAAATAGTAATCGTGTGCACTAATTAGTGAATCGAGGgatcgaaatagtaaatcatgtgcactaattagtaaatcgagagatcgaaatagtaaatcatgtgcactaATTAGTGAATCGAGGgatcgaaatagtaaatcatgtgcactaattagtaaatcgagagatcgaaatagtaaatcatgtgcactaattagtaaatcgagggatcgaaatagtaaatcgtgtgcacaaattagtaaatcgagggatcgaaatagtaaatcgtgcgcacgaatTAATAAATCGAGGgatcgaaatagtaaatcgtgtgcacaaattagtaaatcgagggatcgaaatagtaaatcgtgtgcactaATTAGTGAATCGAGGgatcgaaatagtaaatcgtgtgcacaaattagtaaatcgagggatcgaaatagtaaatcgtgtgcactaattagtaaatcgagggatcgaaatagtaaatcgtgtgcactaattagtaaatcgagggatcgaaatagtaaatcgtgtgcataaattagtaaatcgagggatcgaaatagtaaaacgtgtgcacgaattagtaaatcgagggatcgaaatagtaaatcgtgtgcacaaattagtaaatcgagggatcgaaatagtaaatcgtgtgcacaaattagtaaatcgagggatcgaaatagtaaaacgtgcgcacgaatTAATAAATCGAGGgatcgaaatagtaaatcgtgtgcactaattagtaaatcgagggatcgaaatagtaaatcgtgtgcactaattagtaaatcgagggatcgaaatagtaaatcgtgtgcacaaattagtaaatcgagggatcaaaatagtaaatcgtgtgcacaaattagtaaatcgagggatcgaaatagtaaatcgtgtgcacaaattagtaaatcgagggatcgaaatagtaaatcgtgtgcactaattagtaaatcgagggatcgaaatagtaaatcgtgtgcactaattagtaaatcgagggatcGAAATAGTAATCGTGTGCACTAATTAGTGAATCGAGGgatcgaaatagtaaatcatgtgcactaattagtaaatcgagagatcgaaatagtaaatcatgtgcactaATTAGTGAATCGAGGgatcgaaatagtaaatcatgtgcactaattagtaaatcgagagatcgaaatagtaaatcatgtgcactaattagtaaatcgagggatcgaaatagtaaatcgtgtgcacaaattagtaaatcgagggatcgaaatagtaaatcgtgcgcacgaatTAATAAATCGAGGgatcgaaatagtaaatcgtgtgcacaaattagtaaatcgagggatcgaaatagtaaatcgtgtgcactaATTAGTGAATCGAGGgatcgaaatagtaaatcgtgtgcacaaattagtaaatcgagggatcgaaatagtaaatcgtgtgcactaattagtaaatcgagggatcgaaatagtaaatcgtgtgcactaattagtaaatcgagggatcgaaatagtaaatcgtgtgcataaattagtaaatcgagggatcgaaatagtaaaacgtgtgcacgaattagtaaatcgagggatcgaaatagtaaatcgtgtgcacaaattagtaaatcgagggatcgaaatagtaaatcgtgtgcacaaattagtaaatcgagggatcgaaatagtaaaacgtgcgcacgaatTAATAAATCGAGGgatcgaaatagtaaatcgtgtgcacgaattagtaaatcgagggatcgaaatagtaaatcgtgtgcacaaattagtaaatcgagggatcgaaatagtaaatcgtgtgcacgatttaattttttttcttgcatgtcatgtgcggggctccgtattTACTAACCCTGGTGTACagtttttttacacacacacaaaaaaattaaataaaatggtgTATCCAagcattttgtgtttgtttttctagtgtaatttaatttaaaatatttcttaataCTACTAAAAAGGATAAAAAGCAAATGAGAATAAAGTTCATTCAGTCAACATTTCAATTTATTGAGTTCCACAACACCAGATTCTTCTTCTAGTCCTCCGCTTTTAACataaatcagttttttttttgttttttttaatgggaataaaaacaaatacagaGAAGGTCAATGGACCGTCCTCTAATAATTTCAGCCTGCAAACATAGACAACCCACTTGTGTGATAATATATTATGCGTTTGGCAATGAACGTTATGAAGAAAGTGGACAAACGTGAGTGAGAGGGGCGTGACATTCAGAGAGTACCATTAAACCCATGAACTATGAGCAAAACATACACATCAGCTCACCAAAAACAATCATCAGGATATTTTTCTAGTTCAatttaaaagcaaaagaaaCTGTGCCACATgtgtaacattaataattgcTGATATGTTGTCACATAGTGAGTTGGAGGATTGGTGTGGACAGAAATCATGTGACTTATGATCTTGTTTCTTATTGGTTGAAGTTCTACAGGATTTAAGGCCAGATTAGCTAACCAGGAATTACAGGGGAAAAGTGTGTGTTTGCAGGCGCAGAAGTCGTGCTGTCAGCTCCCTGGTGTTCCTTCCCTTTCTACAGATGCCTCTCTGCTTTCGTCCATCTGTCGTTACACCTCCAGCTCGAAGCCCATGCCCACCTTGTGTCCTCCGGCGTTGAAGTTCTTGGCGTCGATCAGAGCAGATAGAGTGAGCTTCACACCTGCAGAAGATACAAGACAATTATTATGCTTCATTGGCacttgttaaacatttaaagaggACCAATTATGCTTTTTACAAGTAGTGTGTAATCTTTAGTGTCCATTGTAGCCTTGAGATTTCTTCCGGGAacaaacacgtcacaatattcctcatttaaataattcatatgcagaataaaggggcggggcctggttgagttagttagtagtgtgttgaaactggcggttattgtaaggggcgggacattttcCAAACACGCTGGAagcgcttgaccaatcacaacacactgctctagccgaccaatcagagcacattgtgcttttcaaaaggaggggcttcatagagacaggaactaaacagagcgttactgacagactgggaagagaggagctgcaacaatggagaatatgaggaaaataatcaacattcaagcatgaaaacctgttctagtagagcccgaaaacaacataaaaaaatcataaaggTGTTTGTTTACCTGGCCGGAGGCTCTGTGTGTATCCTACTCCAACCAGACTAGCGTTATTCACTTTAGCCTGAAGAGAGACACACATTAGCATCAAGCGTAAGTAATATTTGTCAGTtttagaaggacagagttctgCAGACTCACAGAGATGGAGGACTCTTTGTCTAGCTGGTATTTAGCAGCGATGCCAAAGCGTGTGTTGTTACTGCCTGCGGTCCAGGCCAGATTCACCGCCGTCTCCAACTGATCATTCACCTTCTGATAGATGGAGCCGCCGAACTCCGTACCATCATTACTGCAACATAACGCACACAGAAGAACACAGTAACTTTCAGAGGACTGCTACAATGatgtttttcctttgcatttctCATGTATAGatgacaccattgtcaaaacgatccccgttAACACAGATCCGTGGAAATGACTAAAatcgctgtattctgctgtcaggccagtagatggcgatgtcactttgtaaagaaacactacgcacaTATAGACTGAACAAGTAATACACATGCGCATGATGTCACCGCTTTCACAAATttacgtttttgtagtttacatggacacGATAACGATATCGGTTTCGAATTCAGCAAAtattaacatgttgttaacatAATGCTAACACAATTAGCATGTTGTTGACATTATGCTAACAAAATTAGCATGTTTGAACAAGATGCTAATGTTTAACATGCTGACAGGGTTAACATGATGCTAGTATGTTTTAATGTTTCACTagatgttgctagcatgttttaacacatagCTAGGAtgatgttaacatgatttagtATGTCGTTAACCTCATGCTAGTACATTTTgacttgtttttatgttttaataaggATTTTAACAAGTTTTAACATTTAGCCAATTGCTATTAGCATGTATCTGATAATGTAATGGTACTTTTAGTCATTTTGGAGCATGGTGCTAACACATGCTGAGTTCTGAACCACATACTAGCATACTACTCTTACTATTTTTGCCATAGAAAGATATGATAAAAGAAGTACAAGTAATATCATGCGGTTATGAATTCAGCAcaaattagcatgttgttagcattatgCTATCACAATCGGCATGTTGCTAGTATtttttgagcaagatgctaATGTTTAACATGCTGACATGGTTAACATGAcgttaacatgttttaatgcTTCACTAGATGTTGCTAGCAtgtgttaacatgttttagcacatagCTAGGTGATGATAACacaattagcatgttgttaacataaTGCTAACAATTATGTTGTTATTATGTGAACACAATTAGCATGTTTTGATCAAGATGCTAATGTTTATCATAATGCTAACATGGTTAACATGGAATTAGCATGATGTTAGTATGTTTTAATGCTTTACTAGATGTTGCTAGCATATGTTAACATGTtcttagcatgttttagcacatagCTAGgcgatgctaacatgatttaatatgttgttaacatgatgCTCGTACATTTTGACTTGTTTTTATCACATTGTAATAATAAGGGTTTTAACACTTAGCTAATCGCTATTAGCATGTATCTGGTAATTTAATGGTACTTTTAGTAATTTTGAAGTATGGTGTTAACACGTGCTGAGTTTGGAACTGAATGCTAGCATACTATTTTAACTATTTCTGTCATAGAAAGATATAAAGGTACCATGAGTACTAGTATGCGGTTCCAAATTCAACAAATATTAACATGCTGTTAAGATAATGTTAACACAATTAGCATGTTGTAAGCATAATGCTAACaaaattaacatgttgttagcattatgTTAACACAATCATGTTGTTAGCATCACGCTAACACAattatgttgttaacattatgtTAACAAAATTGGCATGTTTTGAGCAAGATGCTAATGTTTAACATGCTGACAGGGTTAACATGACGTTAGCATGTTTTAATGCTTCACTagatgttgctagcatgttttagcacatagCTAGgtgatgctaacatgatttagtaTGTTAACCTCATGCTAATGCATTTTGACttgtttttatcatgttttaatAAGGATTTAGCGAATGTATCTGATAATTTAATGGTACTTTTAGTCATTTTGGAGCATGGTGCTAACACATGCTGAGTTCGGAACCGCATACTAGCATACTACTCTTACTATTTTTGCCATAGAATGATATGATAAAGGAAGTACGAGTAATAGCATGCGGTTCCAAATTCAGCACaaattaacatgttgttagcatcAATGTAAACACAgttaacatgttgttagcattatgCTAGCACGATTAGCATCTTGTTAGAATTATGCTAACGCAAATGGCATGCTGCTAGCATGTTTTGAGCAAGATGCTAATGTTCGACTATGGTAACATGGTTAACATGGCGTTAGCATGATGTTAGCATGTTCTTAGCACGTTTTAGTGTGTAGCAAGGCGATGTTAACACAATTTAATATGTTAACATGATGCTAGCACAGTTTGACttgtttttatcatgttttaataagaagaaatttaacatgtttaaaggtgctctaagcgatgtcacgtgttttttggccaaaacattttttgtcacatacagcaaacatctcttCACTGTccactagctgcctgtcccttgaacacactgtaaaaaaatgtagtcgccacaagctccaaaaacggcaataaaaaaaaatggtgcagcctggaccacttaacataataaacatgctccagccaataaccgacaagaatgattttaaatgcgcgttcatgactgtttcaggaagcacggatgggaggggaggaggaggaggagggagggtctagctagcctctgtgttgtttgacaacacttcaaacgtcaacaggaagttactccgcccaGGATAGCTTAGAGCACCCTAATCCCTATTAGCAAGTGTctttatggtgttttttttgtcattttggagaTTGACTGCCCTTGATCACTGTCTGGACGTTCATCCTGACCTCTCCTCTTTGTGTCATTTGGGTTTGGAAGGATATGAAGGTGAGTTAATGATGATATATCAGTGGTGTTTTGAGTGTGAAGTGTTGGTCTAGTGTTTCCTCACACATTGGTGTGTAGCTGGAAGTCTCCCGCCTTGTAGCCCAAAGCAAAGTTGTTCTGGGCGAGTTTGGACTTGGCCGTGTCAAAGGCCATCTGATAACCGGCCAGCCATCCTTCATAACCCAGAACCGCTGCGGCGTGAACCGTGGGACCAGCCAGGTCGAAATCTATATCACACCCCACGTTCATGAAATCACGCTTATATCCCGTCTTCAGCTTAGCGCTCTTCTTCCTGAAGATAGAGAGAGGGTGACAGTTTTGAATGCTGGGATCAGTTTACTGAgtaatacatttttcactctaTTGGAATGAATGAATTTTAACACGGGAAAtgttgaattaaaaaatataaataaaataatttatggaTTGCATCCAATCAAAGTGGTTTGCGAGAATTCACGTACCCAGTGTTGGGCACAAACGAAGTGTCCAATCCCAGCTTCAGACCTTGGG of the Megalobrama amblycephala isolate DHTTF-2021 linkage group LG12, ASM1881202v1, whole genome shotgun sequence genome contains:
- the vdac3 gene encoding voltage-dependent anion-selective channel protein 3 isoform X4; protein product: MAVPPAYADLGKSSKDIFSKGYAFGVVKLDLKTKSQSGVEFSTGGSSNTDTGKAAGNLEVKYKVKDLGLSLNQKWNTDNTLTTEVTLEDQLAQGLKLGLDTSFVPNTGKKSAKLKTGYKRDFMNVGCDIDFDLAGPTVHAAAVLGYEGWLAGYQMAFDTAKSKLAQNNFALGYKAGDFQLHTNVNDGTEFGGSIYQKVNDQLETAVNLAWTAGSNNTRFGIAAKYQLDKESSISAKVNNASLVGVGYTQSLRPGVKLTLSALIDAKNFNAGGHKVGMGFELEV
- the vdac3 gene encoding voltage-dependent anion-selective channel protein 3 isoform X3, yielding MAVPPAYADLGKSSKDIFSKGYAFGVVKLDLKTKSQSGVMEFSTGGSSNTDTGKAAGNLEVKYKVKDLGLSLNQKWNTDNTLTTEVTLEDQLAQGLKLGLDTSFVPNTGKKSAKLKTGYKRDFMNVGCDIDFDLAGPTVHAAAVLGYEGWLAGYQMAFDTAKSKLAQNNFALGYKAGDFQLHTNVNDGTEFGGSIYQKVNDQLETAVNLAWTAGSNNTRFGIAAKYQLDKESSISAKVNNASLVGVGYTQSLRPGVKLTLSALIDAKNFNAGGHKVGMGFELEV
- the vdac3 gene encoding voltage-dependent anion-selective channel protein 3 isoform X2; the protein is MRKRRALHTAHAQFTRLRRVLLQCVLSRCTVSAETPSGTSTRQNTIMSEKGHQQKETQMKGSSETCHHCKPKTCANMAVPPAYADLGKSSKDIFSKGYAFGVVKLDLKTKSQSGVEFSTGGSSNTDTGKAAGNLEVKYKVKDLGLSLNQKWNTDNTLTTEVTLEDQLAQGLKLGLDTSFVPNTGKKSAKLKTGYKRDFMNVGCDIDFDLAGPTVHAAAVLGYEGWLAGYQMAFDTAKSKLAQNNFALGYKAGDFQLHTNVNDGTEFGGSIYQKVNDQLETAVNLAWTAGSNNTRFGIAAKYQLDKESSISAKVNNASLVGVGYTQSLRPGVKLTLSALIDAKNFNAGGHKVGMGFELEV
- the vdac3 gene encoding voltage-dependent anion-selective channel protein 3 isoform X1; this encodes MRKRRALHTAHAQFTRLRRVLLQCVLSRCTVSAETPSGTSTRQNTIMSEKGHQQKETQMKGSSETCHHCKPKTCANMAVPPAYADLGKSSKDIFSKGYAFGVVKLDLKTKSQSGVMEFSTGGSSNTDTGKAAGNLEVKYKVKDLGLSLNQKWNTDNTLTTEVTLEDQLAQGLKLGLDTSFVPNTGKKSAKLKTGYKRDFMNVGCDIDFDLAGPTVHAAAVLGYEGWLAGYQMAFDTAKSKLAQNNFALGYKAGDFQLHTNVNDGTEFGGSIYQKVNDQLETAVNLAWTAGSNNTRFGIAAKYQLDKESSISAKVNNASLVGVGYTQSLRPGVKLTLSALIDAKNFNAGGHKVGMGFELEV